The stretch of DNA AGAGGCAGAACTATGACATACACCTAGACCTTTGTaattcaaaatgtgttttttcaCTACAATGTAGTACTGCCACCATGGAAGCCGTATCTCTTTCCTAACCCTTTTCCCTCAACACCATCCCCCCAATCTCTTCTTCTCAATTACTTTTCCCTAAAGCCTATTAAAAGTATTGAATTGCGCCTAAGGAGGAATGGAATAATGGCACGGAGGGATGGGGAAACTCTCAGATTATCTTGATCCTGGTGCTAAAAGTCCTTTTCCCCCCACTTCCTCTTGTGGCTTCCTCTCTTGTCTGTCAATCCTCTGGCTTTTAGTTCCATGAGAATCTTCAATCTCAGTGCACACCTAAGCGCTGTACGCCTCAAACACCAACTCCTGGTCTGTCCAGTTGACTTCTGGATGGTCGTTTATGGTGGATGCACTTCTGAGGTGTCCTGGTTTGCTCTGGCATTCCTGTTCCCAGCCAACCCCGACTGGGATTCCAGCTCCCCGTACTTCCAGATACTGTTACTGCTTCTCAGGACACCCACTTTATAACTAGAGTTGCTGGTACTCAGTATAAAAATAGAGCAACCAGGTTAAATGAATAAAGCCCCTTTACACCTGacaactgaaagaaattaaagtaattTTCAGATGCATACTCCACACAGGTAGCTACGAGTGATCTAGCTGTAACACAAAACTGTGTCGCTCCTACGCTTAACTGCCTTCAGGGGCTGCTCACTATCAGGAATAAACTCCAAGCTTCTTAACAGGGTATAGAAAGTCCCCCATGATCTGACTCCTGCATATTTTTTCACCTTCATCTCCCACTACCCTCTGCCTCATCCTTAGCATTCTAGCAACTCTGAAATCATCATAACTTATTGCACATACCCTGTTCCTTATTTCCTTGCCTCTGCTCATGGCTTATCATTGCCTTTCTTATCCTCCTAACCCACTGTCTTTTTCTGACTAATTTTCACTTATCCTTTAAAATTCAGCTCCAGTATAACCTTCTTCATGAAGCCAGCCCAACACCCCTATGCTGGCTTAGGTACCTCCTAGATGTTCTCATAGTACTCCTATCGCTGTGTTACTGAACTGCAAGCAATCGTATCTAGATCTATGTCTCCTCCACAAGAGTATAAGCTTCCGGAGAACAGATACCATCTTATTAATTGTATCCCAGTATAAAACCCAATGTCCATTGTATAGGGATATCTAATGATTGCTGAACGGACTTTGATGAAACCAATTAAGATACTGATAGCAACAAGAGTAGTGATGTCTGTATTTAATCTCTAGCACTCAGGCATCCTTAGGATGCTGATGATATAAACTCATTTCATGTCACTCTTGCAGCACTTAGCTCAGGATCTGCTCGGTTCACAGTAGGagctaaatgaatatttttcaacTGAATTTTCAGAACTGGTGATTATTACTTCTTCATGTGTACTGGAGAGAGAGGATGGGGTGAGGAagcaagccacttaacctctctaagctttattttcctcatctgtaaaaacggTAATGAGTCTACCTACCTAAAAGGATAATTTCAATAGTACATAAAAAGCCATTTAACACAGCTTGGAACAgagcaaccatttaaaaaatcagagttcGACTGAATTATGATGTTGAACAGCTGTCATCCTCTATACAAATGGGAAAACCCTTTTCTGTAATTCAGATGTAATTTTGAGTAGAACAAAACCAACCTGTTTCATCTAATTTCAAAATACATCACTTACCTTTCTTCTGAAGATGAATGAATTGACCAGTTACCTAGAGataaatgggaataaaaaatgtCAGAGCACCAAAAGGAGCAGCTCAGGCTGAAcaagttttatattaaaatattaaattgtagGATACTTACCAAATTTCATGCTTTTAAGGCAactgtcttctttctgtttcaaGGGAGACAATAAAATATTAGAGTAATCCAAATATCAAACTTCCACAATTTTATGTTATTCTTATGTGTTACTTTGAAAAATCGGGGAAAAGGAAATCAAGCATTTGTTCTTACCTTGTGGGCATCTGTATTATCCTTTTCTGAAGGAAGTGCAAGCTTCTTCTGAAAGGCTGTACAAATCTTTATGAGTATGATCTCAAAGATAATTCCcagaaatattataaataagatTGCCATCCAATTATCTTGAGAAGTCCAGGACTCTAGAAGGTCCCATAATGTcaaaaatgcattattttccaACCCACCcactttttttaagaaataaaattgctttgacatttttatgttatgtgaaataGACTGATGTCTTCATTCCAAAGTCCTCGATTCTGGATGCCCCAAAACACAAAAAGGTGGTATGCCCATCTCATAACCACATGCAATGCTCTGCCAGAAAAAAAAGGTCCAGTGCCGCCCAGTGCCTTGTCAAGTGCAGCAGTGATTGCTCTGGGTCTAAGAAAAGTGAGGTACGTGTCATAGTGGGTATTTAACTGAGCTCACATCAACTTGATTTTTTAGTAAAATAGAACacctcattttatatttctttttgttagAGGGGTCTGTCAGCCGTGTTCCTCTTCGACAATCTACTGTGATGCTGAAAACCCAAGTTAGATTATGGTAGATTTTGGAGTGGTCTCCTGGTGAATTTCCTCTTCACCCTGTTTCTGTTGATTCTAAGGAGCAGCTACTTGTGACGCTTGCTGATGTCAGAATTAGGGTGGGGCAGAGCCAGATCTAAGCACTGCTCGCCTTCCCTCAAAGTCTAGAGAGTAGTTTAGTCACAAGTATACAAAAAAGTCTGGActattaatgaaaatattaatactaCCTTGGATTTAGAGCACTTTCCCTTTGAAGACGTAATGAATTAATTCTTCCTTTGTCTTCACTTATTCAAGGTCGGTTGAGGAAAGAAGTATAATTCTTTACACCAGAGTTAACTGTTCAGGCCTCTTCTGTCACATAACTTTAACTGAGTGCAAGAAggatttattgagctcttacttcCCTTGAGTATTAGAGATAATGAGATCAATGACGCATCCTAAGAGTTTACACTCTCCCTACTGGACCATAGCCGACAGGTATTTATGATCTTAATTTAGTTTAACTGTGATCATGGGGTTTGTCTTTGCAAAGTATAGCTCTCCGGAATGCATGGTAGGCATTCCTTAGTTCTAGAAGAAACTTCAACAATTCCTCTGGATTTTTCTAGGGTAAGGTCCACCCTCCTCTCTGACTCCCCATCCATATACATGATCAGGGTGATTTTATTTCTGCTGGGGTTTTCTATAATATTTAATGCAGCTGGCAAAATACTCAATTTCTCCTGCCTGATGGCAGACATTCTCTAATTCATTTAATGTTAACTATCTTAAAGGGGGCTGAGTGTTTTAACATTAAGGAACTCTCTAATTCCTTAGATCTTTTAGGGCTTGATGACACTGAATCCCTAATTAGTATACCACGAATAGCTCTTATAAGAACTGAAAAGGAACTTCTGTGTACCACTCCCACTGATGCTGAAGTCTGCAGAGAGGTAAAGAAGAGTATCCCCATCCCCTCCAGGGctttgtcatttttgttatttaagtaCTTGACCACTAATAAAAGTACAATTACCTATTTTTCAGCATAGACACTTCTGTCCTTTGCACTAGAAACCTCTTATGTCAATCTCAAGTGAGCagcaaaaaaaagtaaatgctatgtttatttttaaaagtcacgaagacaataaaaaataacagCAGAGAAATCCCATTACTAACAGTAATATAGATACTGAAAGAAAACACCCAGAAAAAAgttctatttttgaaaaatatatatctaccaATGCCACACTCTTTGAACTATTTGGACATTGTGAACTAGGTTTTTGTTCTTTACATGTAAAGAGAAAGTCCCAGTAATAAGTGTATAAAATAGCAATATAAAACCAAGGTTATTAATATCTTAGTTCAATACAAGGATTTATTGAATAATGAATGACTAAGGCACTGAGCAAGGAACACCAAGTGCTTTAtggatacaaagatgagtaaaacCGTTCCCTGACCCGAAGCAGTATGTAATTAGTTGTATAGAGCAAATATGTCAATAATCTCTGAAAAGGCAGAGTGTGAATAGCAACAGAGAAGATATTATGTGGCTTTGAAGGAGAGATGGCTGGAGTAATTCAAGAAAAGCTGTGAAGtgggaaagagaatttaagggccttgaaggatgagtatgACTTGGTAACAGACAAAGACTAACAAAGAGAAAAGTTTcaggaagagaagacagaaagactTGTTCATAAACTTTGTGTATCCAGGTTAGCTGCAGTACTGTGTACAGGTTCAGAGTGTGGGGGAGAGAAAATAAGGTTAAAATGTTGATAGGGCCTATCGTGGAGAGCCTTGAGCTAAGGTCTTTAATCTTAATAGTCACGCTTGGAGATACACCAACAGTTTTTGAGTTAGAGGTGTCAAATGGTTTATTGAACCAAGGAGacataaaatagtaaaatgaatTAGGCTACTGTAATTCATTTTACAGTATGGGGACAGAATCAGACTTTGATACTGAAAACAGAGGATTTGGCAACTAAAAGGAAGCAAATGGATTCAGAAGTGGTGCAGAAAAGCTAATGGTGAAGGAGAAAGGATTTAAAGATAATCCCAAAGCTGGTTTGTCAAGGACTAGCTTCCTCAACCTAGGCATTACTGGCATTTTGGACCGGGTGCATCTTTGTAATGGCTGGTTGTCCTGTACACTGCAGGATATTAGCATATGCCTTTCTCCTACCTACAGAGAGGCCAGTagcagccccaccccagccgTGACAACCAAAAACGTCTCCAGACCTTGTCAAATGTCCCCTAGAGAACAAAATCACTCCCAGTTGAGAACTACTGATTTAGGTGAATGGTTGTGCCATTAATCAGGGCCTACCAGAGCCGGCGCCAGGATAGCTCTTTGACCATAATCTCAAACTTGAAGGAGCTGCACCCTTTCCCTGCAAGATGTGTCAATTCTGTGCAGAAGAGCAGATGGGACCTTttcacaaatgtttattttggcCTTACACGTATCACTCATATCTTTCTCTAGCAGTTGTATCTCCCCCACCCATGGCTAGGTACACAGTTCTCAAATGACAAGCTACTTCATCAATCAAGAATAgtagtttcgggcttccctggtggcgcagtggttgagagcccgcctgccgatgcaggggacacggtgccccggtctgggaagatcccacatgccacggggcggctgggcccgtgagccatggccgctgagcctgcgtgtccggacaatgggagaggccacaacagtgagaggcccgcgaaccgcaaaaaaaaaaaaaaatagtagtttcTCATAGATAACTCAGGGTAAAATCAACTTTAAATGACCTTCTATGACATCCCTATATTTATAGTAGTATCTTTGGTCATCCATATTATGCCTATAGTTTAATTTGAAAACTTGAATATTATAATTACATAGCTGGTTAGTAAcattttaaatctatttcttCATTGTACTTTTATATTATAGTctgctttatagtaagttttcctttgtattttcctttttagtttcaCTTCTGGTTTACAGTATTAATATTTTCCAATTGATTTACACTTTAAATAGaccattattatatttgtcaGCTCTGGTTaactattttttataatattttgatcactcttgttttaaaagttaagaattatATACTATTTAAGTTAGGGCCTTGTTCAAGAAATTCAGTCAAAAAGTGAGTAATATTGTACACTGAGTGACACAGAAATTTCAATTTTGTAGTTGTACATGATTTCATTCTATAATACACACAATTTAGATACCGTTATCTAGGTTTTCATTCTTTATGCactatttagaaaaattaacaattaaaatcCATTAACTTCACCAGGGCAGGAGGAGTGAGGGACCTCAAAAATCTGCAAGCTTCCCAGGCCACCCTGGCTGTCTGAAGGGCCTAACTTTAGGGCAGTAGAGAAACCAGGGAAGGGAGTTAATTTCCTACTATAGAAAACCACTGCTCACTacaaactttatatatatatatcatcagcCTCATCACATTTTCGTGTTCTTTACAGGAAATATAGAAcctatgtttttaatatataactCAATACCACCCAAGTCTAGTCCAAGTGATACTTGCACTTCTCAAGGCAAAATTAAGTGCCCTAACTCTGCCTAGATACAGCACAGATGTTAGTCCCACTATTTACTCCTTATTTCATTCTTCCCTTAATCAGAGAGCTTTAGACATCAAGTTCCCCCACTATACCAAACTCCAAGTGTTTACTCATCATGGCAAACCTAATGAGGCTTTGCCTATAACAGGccttcagtaaacatttaatgaATGAAAGTTGTTCCTTTATTCTAAAAACAATGTTCAGAGTCCCCATATTTGAAAATGTATCTTCATCCATCCcttgaaatttattaaaagattaGGTTAATAGATGTATACACTCTATAAAACTGACTGAATTTACTAACTGTTGTTTTCCCTTCGTAGCGATGACACTGCTCTGCAAAATTAAGAGTACTTTCTCAGCTTCGCAGCAATAAGACAAAAGCTCTGTTGTAACAAAATTCAATGTTTAATTCTTCAAAACTTaactatattaaagaaaataaattatatttagacCTCCTTCAATATTTGTACATCATCTTTATACAACTATAACAGTGCTTTCAAAAGACACTTTGTAAAGGGCATTAATTTcacaattaaaatgtgttttaaaaatgggaGAACATTAAAGAACATTAAGTTAGTCTGAAATGTATCTCATAATGCTGAGAGGTATGTTGTTCTTTAACAAATTAACTGTATTTGTATTCAAAATAACATAGCTTGTAACTACAGACAATTATTTCTTGTCCATTTCAGTGATTTCCTGGATCCAAAACAAaatctgtgtatttatttctttgaaaacatcattTGTTGACCGtcctttcactgccatggaatgACTTGCTTTCTCAATCCAGTGGATTTTATTAGGAGCTTGCATTTTCTGTGCCACTTTCTCCAACAAgttctaaagggaaaaaagaagaggataCTAGACTAATGTTCTACTGGTGTTCAGTAAAGATTTCCTCTCTCCCACCGCACCTATACTGGCATCATTCACTAAATATTAAAACCTTGTCTACAGCTAACTTTTGAGGCAATGGAACGTGCAAGAAGTGGCAGTCCATGTTCTTCAGATACAGCATACAGCAACACAACAGAACAGATTAGGCATTCATTACTGAAGCTAAAAAGTCATTAAGTAAACCAGAGccaaaaaaaattctctttaaaaaatgttttccccaAGGAAATTATTTATATGCTCTGGGAAATacactaaaattttataatatgtacaagttacttttttttcaagagtcaactttataacaaattgaagagaTCTGCTTAAATGTTGAAATGATAAACCAAACGTACAGTCTAGTAATCCGAAATTCACAAGATTCAGATATTAATCCTTCATTTTCTACGTGAGAGTTAATCCATTTACCAACACTCTTTACAGGGGGATGAATATATTTTTAGGTTCTCCAAAGCAACAGGGTTAACTAAGGAAAGAAACTAGCATTAGTAAAatcagcatctttttaaaaataattaatttatttatttacttttggccacagcatgtgggatcttagttccccaaccagggatcaaacctgcacccccggcattggaagcgcagaatcttaaccaatggaccaccggggaagtccctaaaatcagCATCTTTTTAAGAGACTGAATGTTGCAGGTAATATCTTGTTCccaaaatgtttctttcattctttctctctcattcacaCAAACATCAAATTATAATTCACCTTTTCACACATTTCATCTGCTGAGCCTGACACAAACAGTACAGGATCTTTTATACGAAAGAGATCTTCATCTCTAAGTTTATGCTGCTGCTTTGGATGGTGCAGTGGATAGGAAATACAAATGAGACCTCGAACAAAATCATCAGCATCATCTGGCTCAATATGACACATCACAGAAGCAGCTGCTCTTGAGCCCATTGAACGACCTAAAACCAATTAAAATTATGTTCAGTTTGAAatataaacattcacataaaGTAGTGGTGATGATAATGTGGCAAGTCAGATTTCATTCACTGTTCATCCATCATATTGcttatcaataaatattaactacaaCAGGTGCCAATTAAAAAGCTGCAATACCCAGAGACTTGTGAATAGCTAAAAACTGATCCTAagtcaaatcttaaaaaaaaaaaaaaaaaaaggaattattttccaaaagaataCTTGACGTGGTGAAGACAGTCCTTGTGAAGGAATCATTTGAGAGGGGGTGATTCAGGGATATAAATAAAAGGAGACCTCTTCAGgttataacacatatatatgaggtttaaattagatttaaatattaaagtatCTTGGTGTTACACCAGGAAGTGACTtaccgaaacaaaacaaaaaatccttaaGTCTCTTCCTGTCATTAATTTTAATTCTCGATTACCTATTCCTATATTAATATGAGTAGACTTTAGAACAAGTATTCACAAGTATTAAAAACTTACCTCCAAGGAAAACACCTGCAAGTTTGTATTCTCCTGAGGTCTTTAGGTAATTCTAGAAAAATCAACCAAAAAATTATCAATTCTTCTCCCATGAAATATTCCACTGGAAAACCAACATGTATTTTCTCATCATTACTGAAATGTATGAAAATTTTTGCAAAAACAAGAaatttcaagggattcttcttggAAGAGGTAATCAATTCTTTGCTCTCTGGTCATGCCTTCACTGTCAAATCATAAACTGGGTAATACAGGCAAATAAGTGGAATAAAAACACTGTCTAAAACAAATTCAagtcctaaaatatttttaaagaacaaatcgTGGAGGGAAGAAAAGCCAGTAAAAGCTTCCAACTAATACAAAATGTGATAATACTAACATCTAATTTAAAGCTCTGAAAAACTCAGTAAGCTTGAAGTAATCTGGATTAAAAGAAATTTCAGATTTGTTTTATCCAGGGATTTTATAGTTTCTAATAGAGAAATCACATATTATTTGTACATTCATAGTATACAAGGCAAAATACCTAGAACTATATATCCAAATTTCAATATGTAAATTACATCATAAGTAGATTCTTTGGCAGTGTCACGGAGAAACATTTATGATGTAAGCACTCATCCCCATGGAAACTAACTGATGGCAAAAAAGAGAAATCTGACCATTACACAGCCTTCATACACTGCTGAGTTTCTAAGAATACTcattaaaggatttttaaattaaatcaaatgACTGCTAATAAAATGTCTTAAatttattatgaattttaaaaacagaattgtcataagtaaatataaagaaattttctTACCAAAACTGATTTATATGCCTTAATTCTATGTACAATATTAAGGCCTTTACAGGTAAATCTCAGGCTAAAAAAACCGTGAGATGCAAGATGGGATGCCAGTGACATCAAATGAGGAAGATTCATATCTCCTGATGCTCCATGTGTAAGAATTATTCCATATGTTAAGCTCTTGTTAGGTACCAAACAAACAGCATCTAGTAATTTATTTCcaaaaggtatttttaatttaacctgGAATTCAAGAGAATAAATGGATCAAAAATTACTTCCTTGCCTATTCAGACAAATGAATAACTATATATGTTTGTTCTGCAAGACCCATGATTCAAGTCACAGCCTCCAAATAAAAAGCaatgatattaataataactaatacTTAAATACTTATTGTGTCAGGTACTATTATAactgctttatatgtattaaatcatttaacaTTCCTAAGAATTCTAAGAGGCAAGCACtgttactatctccattttatagctgagaaaacggaggcacagTAGCTTACAAAATGTGCCCAAGGTTATATATCCAATTAGCTAGGATCCAAACTCAGGCAGTCTGCTCCAAAGTCCTCACTCTTAACCACTAATGCTATGCTGTCTCTCACAGTAcaagatgaaaataagaaaattactctGGAGCCATatgactacaaaaaaaaaaataaaaggaaccctGAAGATGCAGAATGTATGAAAATATGTATTACCTCTGTATGACtcattttcactgttgaataACAAACTTAAAGTGCATTACATCTGAGAAGCAAAGGACATCTCCCTGAAAAGAAGATTCTGTTGTGAAAGGTGGGTTGGCAGACACAAGAACTATGAATGAACACACTCAGTAGCTAAAGTAAACATTTAGAACTACTTCTCTAAGAACTGATGTCTTTACAagcacattatttattttcattcctacGGTCACTCAGAGTTTGTTATAGGACCAGGTGTGGGGCTGGCAGATGTTATTTAAGATAAAGCCAATGTGATATCTTCACATGGATGCCTTAAGAAAATTCATATCAAAGTAGGATGCTGTATCTTGGTAAtgctgtaaaaaaatatatatatgtatttttttccctaagcatCTTTATTCTCAAGCATCTTCAACTTAATTTCACAGCATCTTTCTATTAACCCATTTCCCTCGTCTTTATCATTCCCAGCTCTTCCTCTGACCCTGCAATGGAAGTACATATCCACACCCTTTGTCCTGAGACTCTGCAGAGCCTCCCAGTAGGCAGAGTGTAAATCTCCACCCTATTGCCTTTGGGCTTGGCTATGTGACTTACTTTAATCAACACAATATGTCTCAATGTGCCACTTCTGAGCTGAGGCATGGCAAATTTCCAGA from Phocoena phocoena chromosome 18, mPhoPho1.1, whole genome shotgun sequence encodes:
- the TEX30 gene encoding testis-expressed protein 30 isoform X1; translation: MSHTEVKLKIPFGNKLLDAVCLVPNKSLTYGIILTHGASGDMNLPHLMSLASHLASHGFFSLRFTCKGLNIVHRIKAYKSVLNYLKTSGEYKLAGVFLGGRSMGSRAAASVMCHIEPDDADDFVRGLICISYPLHHPKQQHKLRDEDLFRIKDPVLFVSGSADEMCEKNLLEKVAQKMQAPNKIHWIEKASHSMAVKGRSTNDVFKEINTQILFWIQEITEMDKK
- the TEX30 gene encoding testis-expressed protein 30 isoform X2 → MSHTEVKLKIPFGNKLLDAVCLVPNKSLTYGIILTHGASGDMNLPHLMSLASHLASHGFFSLRFTCKGLNIVHRIKAYKSVLNYLKTSGEYKLAGVFLGELVGESGTENASS